A genomic segment from Paramixta manurensis encodes:
- a CDS encoding HrpF/NolX family T3SS translocon protein, with amino-acid sequence MRLSGFSPSNFTGPRSADLPAKGAPITQQPEMKGAKSTPLSFMSSTPSNASSETLFPNKNAVIPQKNAPSDALSLGSLFRQMMSFVSGNQPASPANTATSDSAQPLPLTGSGQNDQMSFEEVVTTLGRHEDLLNKPHDRAGLEKIRDDPKTPTDAKKALDTLLKNSAMFDAIDPAKNGKSDGKISSKDIRKWQDNPAIKQYADAKAETYTHDYVPSDAKPGSPPRDMSANDAMRELYLYSESLPKNINLDTLRKVANGSQDMGKCPPQVAAAAKFFTDHPAQWKKFTGKDDPNASVSRDRMCDLASYNVKLSPQESKAIDTLKNNEDIFFKGGGINPKKLTQIANDKNNSPEVRDAANLLSQPNSMLFSMLDNGKHGAGGNFFNKANDHNIGKGDLDAFISKGSHQTAPPPRLAGPANDPISASAVEDMNVGQETQPDEKKEKGGGIFKLLDALSFLTVLIPGAGEIGLAANAGRAAITAAAKEGLKQGVKDGVKEGVKDGAHQAMDAAQNATAGNQQVNGPRVWAQS; translated from the coding sequence ATGCGTCTATCTGGTTTCTCACCGTCCAACTTCACCGGGCCTCGTAGCGCCGATCTGCCCGCGAAAGGCGCGCCGATAACACAGCAGCCCGAGATGAAAGGCGCGAAATCCACTCCCCTCTCCTTTATGTCATCCACACCGTCTAATGCAAGTAGTGAAACCTTATTTCCCAACAAGAACGCCGTGATACCGCAGAAAAACGCACCATCCGACGCACTATCTCTTGGTTCTCTCTTCAGGCAAATGATGTCATTCGTTTCGGGTAATCAGCCCGCTTCCCCGGCGAATACCGCCACTTCAGACAGCGCTCAGCCTTTGCCGCTAACGGGTTCAGGCCAGAATGACCAAATGTCCTTTGAAGAGGTGGTCACTACCCTGGGGCGGCATGAAGACCTTCTCAACAAGCCTCATGACCGTGCGGGGCTGGAAAAAATACGCGATGACCCTAAAACGCCAACCGATGCTAAAAAAGCGCTGGATACCCTGCTGAAAAATTCAGCCATGTTTGATGCCATTGATCCGGCAAAGAATGGGAAAAGCGACGGGAAAATCAGTTCGAAAGACATTCGTAAATGGCAGGATAACCCAGCCATTAAGCAGTATGCCGACGCCAAAGCGGAAACCTACACCCACGATTATGTTCCGTCGGATGCCAAACCTGGCAGCCCGCCGCGCGACATGTCAGCCAACGATGCGATGCGCGAACTGTATCTCTATTCAGAAAGCCTGCCGAAAAATATTAATCTGGACACGCTGCGCAAGGTAGCCAATGGTTCACAAGATATGGGCAAGTGCCCGCCGCAAGTTGCCGCCGCGGCTAAGTTTTTTACCGATCATCCCGCTCAATGGAAAAAATTTACCGGCAAAGATGATCCCAACGCCAGCGTTTCCCGCGATCGGATGTGTGACCTCGCCTCGTATAATGTGAAGCTCTCGCCGCAAGAGAGCAAAGCGATTGATACCCTAAAAAATAATGAGGATATCTTTTTCAAAGGCGGTGGTATCAATCCGAAGAAATTAACCCAGATCGCCAACGATAAAAATAATAGCCCGGAAGTGCGCGACGCCGCTAACCTACTCAGCCAGCCTAACTCGATGCTCTTCTCAATGTTGGATAACGGCAAACATGGCGCCGGGGGCAATTTCTTTAATAAAGCCAATGACCATAATATCGGTAAAGGTGACCTGGATGCCTTTATCAGTAAGGGTTCCCATCAAACCGCCCCGCCGCCTCGGCTCGCCGGGCCAGCCAATGATCCGATCTCTGCTTCCGCCGTTGAGGATATGAATGTTGGCCAGGAAACCCAGCCTGATGAGAAGAAAGAGAAAGGCGGCGGTATCTTTAAGTTGCTTGATGCCTTGAGCTTTTTGACGGTGCTGATCCCTGGCGCCGGAGAAATAGGTCTGGCGGCGAATGCCGGTCGCGCTGCGATTACGGCAGCGGCAAAAGAAGGCCTAAAACAGGGAGTGAAGGACGGCGTGAAAGAGGGGGTGAAGGATGGCGCGCATCAGGCAATGGATGCGGCCCAGAACGCTACAGCCGGTAATCAGCAGGTGAATGGCCCAAGGGTTTGGGCACAAAGTTAA